A single window of Acetohalobium arabaticum DSM 5501 DNA harbors:
- a CDS encoding menaquinone biosynthesis decarboxylase: MAYKNLKEFIKLLETEGLLTRITAEVSSELEITEITDRISKEVGPALLFENVKESEFPVLINAFGSYERMEAALEVEDLDDIGARIEELFDLPNLKDKSLLGKLKTLPKLKEISNYFPKTVRKAPCQEVVDKDPSLDELPVLKCWPQDGGKFITLPLVFTKDPETDIPNVGMYRLHVYDEQTTGMHWHMHKDGADNYRSYEDEGERMEVAVALGGDPATIYSATAPLPKQIGEMLFAGFLRKEPVEMVKAKTVDIKVPAEAEIVIEGYVEPGERRREGPFGDHTGYYSLADDYPVFHITCITHRKDAVYPTTIVGKPPMEDCYMAKATERIFLPLLKMQLPEIVDMNLPLEGVFHNCAIISIDKQYPGHAQKIMNAVWGLGQMMFTKIVIVVDKDVDVQNISETAWKVFNNIDPDRDLTVMKGPLDILDHSSSVANFGSKLGIDATKPLPGEGHNREWPDEIVMNQEIKDLVDQRWEEYGFED; encoded by the coding sequence ATGGCTTATAAGAACCTAAAAGAATTTATTAAGCTGTTGGAAACCGAGGGATTATTAACAAGAATTACAGCGGAAGTGAGCAGTGAGCTGGAGATTACCGAGATTACAGACCGGATTTCGAAGGAAGTAGGTCCGGCGTTATTGTTTGAAAATGTTAAAGAATCCGAGTTTCCTGTTTTGATTAACGCTTTTGGTTCTTATGAACGAATGGAAGCAGCTTTAGAGGTTGAAGATTTAGATGATATAGGAGCCAGAATTGAAGAGTTATTTGACTTACCTAATCTCAAGGATAAGAGTCTATTGGGGAAATTAAAGACATTACCTAAACTCAAAGAGATCAGTAATTATTTTCCCAAGACTGTAAGAAAGGCACCCTGTCAGGAAGTAGTTGATAAGGATCCATCGCTGGATGAACTGCCGGTTTTAAAGTGTTGGCCGCAGGATGGAGGTAAGTTCATTACGCTTCCTTTAGTCTTTACTAAGGATCCTGAGACTGATATTCCTAATGTAGGAATGTACCGACTACATGTCTATGATGAGCAGACTACAGGAATGCACTGGCATATGCATAAGGATGGAGCCGATAATTACCGCAGCTATGAAGATGAAGGTGAAAGAATGGAAGTGGCTGTAGCCTTAGGAGGTGACCCAGCAACTATCTATTCGGCTACTGCGCCGCTGCCGAAACAGATAGGTGAGATGTTATTTGCCGGATTTTTGAGAAAAGAGCCGGTTGAGATGGTAAAAGCCAAAACTGTAGATATTAAAGTACCCGCAGAGGCAGAGATAGTTATTGAGGGATATGTTGAGCCGGGAGAACGGAGACGGGAAGGTCCGTTTGGCGATCATACCGGTTACTATTCATTGGCCGATGATTATCCAGTCTTTCATATTACCTGTATTACTCACCGTAAAGATGCTGTTTATCCTACAACGATTGTCGGTAAACCCCCAATGGAAGACTGCTATATGGCTAAAGCAACAGAGCGTATTTTCTTGCCACTGCTTAAAATGCAGCTGCCTGAGATAGTTGATATGAATCTACCTTTAGAAGGGGTCTTTCATAACTGTGCTATTATTTCTATTGATAAACAGTATCCTGGACATGCCCAGAAGATAATGAATGCTGTCTGGGGGCTAGGACAGATGATGTTTACCAAGATAGTAATTGTAGTTGATAAGGATGTTGATGTGCAGAATATATCTGAAACAGCCTGGAAGGTCTTTAATAATATAGATCCTGATCGTGATTTAACAGTGATGAAAGGGCCGCTGGATATTCTGGACCACTCTTCTTCAGTGGCTAATTTTGGTTCTAAGTTAGGGATTGATGCCACAAAGCCGCTGCCTGGCGAAGGCCATAACCGTGAGTGGCCGGATGAGATAGTAATGAACCAGGAGATTAAAGATTTAGTAGACCAAAGATGGGAGGAGTATGGTTTTGAAGATTAA
- a CDS encoding UbiA-like polyprenyltransferase gives MVLKIKLIMKLIKFEHTIFALPFAYLGAVMAAQGIPAIGKIVWITLAMVGARSAAMAWNRLTDWKVDAVNPRTEDRILPQNLLSKAEVILFIIGSLGLLLVAAWQLNPLAFKLSPLAVFLLIFYSYTKHFTWLCHLVLGLTLGMAPLGSWIGVTGSLSLPPVLVGAAVMFWVAGFDIIYSIQDYEFDFNYGLYSIPVRFGPQKALRITVIFHVLTFLLLITVGYYLSLNWLYAVGIIIVGILLYIENSLVKKDFEKIKFAFFNINSVVSITIFIFTLMDYLLT, from the coding sequence ATGGTTTTGAAGATTAAGCTAATTATGAAACTAATTAAGTTTGAACATACCATCTTTGCTCTGCCCTTTGCATACCTGGGGGCAGTTATGGCAGCTCAGGGGATTCCAGCTATAGGAAAGATAGTTTGGATTACTTTAGCCATGGTAGGTGCTCGTAGTGCTGCTATGGCTTGGAATCGATTGACCGACTGGAAGGTAGATGCTGTTAATCCTAGAACTGAAGATCGAATACTGCCGCAGAACTTATTATCTAAAGCTGAAGTTATTTTATTTATTATTGGTTCTTTAGGTTTATTGTTAGTAGCTGCCTGGCAGTTGAATCCCTTAGCCTTTAAGTTATCTCCATTAGCTGTTTTTCTGTTGATCTTTTATTCCTATACTAAACATTTTACCTGGCTCTGTCATCTAGTATTAGGGCTTACATTAGGAATGGCTCCCCTAGGAAGCTGGATTGGAGTAACCGGTAGTCTTTCTTTACCACCGGTATTAGTAGGGGCAGCAGTGATGTTTTGGGTAGCAGGGTTTGATATTATTTACTCGATTCAGGATTATGAATTTGATTTTAATTATGGTCTTTATTCGATTCCAGTAAGATTTGGTCCTCAGAAAGCCCTACGGATTACTGTTATTTTTCATGTTCTTACCTTTCTGCTGTTGATTACTGTAGGCTATTATCTTAGTCTAAACTGGTTATATGCTGTAGGCATCATAATTGTAGGGATTCTATTATATATTGAGAATTCATTGGTTAAAAAGGATTTTGAGAAGATTAAGTTTGCTTTCTTTAATATCAATAGTGTAGTCAGTATTACTATCTTTATCTTTACTCTAATGGATTATCTCTTAACTTAG
- the mqnE gene encoding aminofutalosine synthase MqnE → MVNELFSDSELEEIGDKVLAGERLTREDGIKLMKSNDLLTIGYLADYRRQEKCGDEVYYIKNRHINHTNVCEVQCRFCAFGREEDEDGAYTMELNEIAEAIDKSPDGISELHIVGGCHHDLSLEYFEEMLRLAKDKLPEVYIQAFTVVEIAHLADKSGLTVKETLKRLKQAGLDSIPGGGAEVFSPRVREKVCKDKVSGERWLSVMETAHNLGIKTNATMLYGHVETPEERIDHLIKLRELQDKTEGFLTFIPLAFHPENTELNYLSATTGYDDLKVLAIARLMLDNFAHIKAFWIMLGTKLAQISLSFGVDDLDGTVVEEKITHDAGAQTKQGLTEAEIVNMIKEAGRIPVERDTVYNRVGDVK, encoded by the coding sequence ATGGTGAATGAGCTGTTTAGTGATTCGGAGTTAGAAGAGATTGGAGATAAAGTATTGGCTGGAGAACGTCTGACGCGGGAAGATGGAATTAAGTTAATGAAGAGTAATGACCTGTTGACTATCGGCTATCTAGCAGACTATAGGCGACAAGAGAAGTGCGGTGATGAGGTCTATTATATCAAAAATCGCCATATTAATCATACCAATGTCTGTGAGGTCCAATGTAGGTTCTGTGCCTTTGGACGTGAAGAGGATGAAGACGGCGCCTATACTATGGAGTTGAATGAGATAGCTGAGGCTATTGACAAGTCGCCAGATGGTATTTCAGAATTGCATATTGTAGGCGGCTGTCATCATGATCTGTCGCTGGAGTACTTTGAGGAAATGTTGAGGCTGGCTAAAGATAAGCTGCCTGAAGTCTATATTCAGGCCTTTACTGTTGTGGAGATAGCCCATCTAGCAGATAAATCAGGTCTGACAGTCAAAGAGACGCTTAAGCGGTTAAAGCAGGCTGGTTTGGATTCAATTCCCGGCGGTGGAGCTGAAGTATTCAGTCCCCGGGTGAGAGAGAAAGTCTGTAAGGATAAGGTCAGCGGAGAGCGGTGGCTCTCAGTAATGGAGACGGCCCATAATCTAGGAATCAAGACCAATGCTACGATGTTATACGGACATGTGGAGACGCCGGAAGAGAGGATAGATCATTTAATTAAGCTGCGTGAACTCCAGGATAAGACCGAGGGCTTTTTAACCTTTATTCCACTAGCTTTCCATCCTGAGAATACCGAACTTAACTATCTTTCTGCAACAACTGGTTATGATGATCTAAAGGTGCTAGCTATTGCTAGGTTGATGCTGGATAATTTTGCTCATATTAAGGCTTTCTGGATTATGTTAGGGACTAAGCTGGCCCAGATCTCTTTAAGCTTTGGTGTGGATGATTTAGATGGAACAGTAGTTGAAGAGAAGATTACTCACGATGCCGGAGCTCAGACTAAACAGGGTCTGACTGAAGCTGAGATTGTTAATATGATCAAAGAAGCCGGTAGAATTCCAGTAGAGCGGGATACAGTTTATAACCGCGTTGGGGATGTGAAGTAA
- a CDS encoding menaquinone biosynthetic enzyme MqnA/MqnD family protein, with translation MTELKLGVVEYINCWPVHYGFDYDEVDIEAEIVAGPPAELNEMFLRGEIDITPMSSIEYARNFDDCYILPDLAIASDGPVGSLFLFSELEIEDFNGKTVALPEDSRATVALLKILLERYYQVDVDYITCEQDLDYMLDVADAALLIGDPALNGYIKYRNSELKITDLGGAWKNLTGEKMVYAIWVIRKEFADRNPKLVDEISDKLLESKYLGLDQFELLAKRASKELDISEDIGLKYFQSLRYDFDEDYQQGVMEYFTDAYELGLVKEKPELHIWGETDGRS, from the coding sequence ATGACTGAATTAAAGTTAGGTGTTGTAGAGTATATTAACTGCTGGCCGGTGCATTATGGTTTTGATTATGATGAAGTAGATATCGAGGCTGAGATTGTTGCTGGACCGCCGGCAGAGTTAAATGAGATGTTTTTGCGCGGTGAGATTGATATTACTCCGATGTCTTCGATTGAGTATGCCCGTAACTTCGATGACTGTTATATTCTGCCTGATTTAGCCATTGCTTCTGATGGGCCGGTAGGCAGTCTCTTTTTATTTAGTGAACTGGAGATCGAAGATTTTAATGGTAAGACGGTAGCTTTGCCTGAGGATTCCCGGGCTACAGTAGCATTACTTAAGATTCTGTTGGAGCGCTATTACCAGGTGGATGTTGATTATATTACCTGTGAACAGGATCTGGATTATATGCTGGATGTAGCTGATGCTGCTCTTTTAATCGGAGATCCGGCTTTGAATGGCTATATTAAGTATCGGAATTCTGAGTTAAAGATAACTGACTTAGGTGGTGCCTGGAAGAATCTAACCGGCGAAAAGATGGTTTATGCTATCTGGGTGATCAGAAAGGAATTTGCTGACAGGAATCCTAAGTTAGTAGATGAAATAAGTGATAAATTATTAGAATCAAAGTATTTAGGATTGGATCAGTTTGAATTGCTGGCTAAAAGAGCTAGTAAAGAGCTAGATATTTCGGAAGATATCGGTTTAAAGTACTTTCAGAGTCTGCGCTATGATTTTGATGAAGACTATCAGCAGGGCGTTATGGAGTACTTTACTGATGCCTATGAGCTCGGCTTAGTAAAAGAAAAGCCTGAGCTTCATATCTGGGGTGAAACTGATGGCAGAAGTTAA
- the mqnC gene encoding cyclic dehypoxanthinyl futalosine synthase codes for MAEVKDILAKAQQDKRLTLAEGVKLLASDKLLAIGKAADRVRRRLHSENKVTFAIDRNINYTNVCEAGCKFCAFYQQLNDSEAYLLEHDEIFRKIEETIELGGTQILMQGGLHPKLDIDYYLELFRAIKERFKIHLHSLSPPEIAYIAQQSNLTLKETLTRLQQAGLDSLPGGGAEMLVDRVREEISPNKVTSDEWLEVMQTAHEIGMRSTATMMFGSIETLADRIEHLIKIRKLQDKTGGFTAFIPWAFQPTNTALEDHPKVSKVTGSEYLKMVAVARIVLDNVDNIQASWVTQGAKVAQVSLEFGVNDFGSTMIEENVVKAAGASYRVPLEKIVELIKDTGRRPVQRNTLYQELKGY; via the coding sequence ATGGCAGAAGTTAAAGATATTTTAGCTAAAGCCCAGCAGGATAAGCGGCTAACTTTAGCCGAGGGAGTTAAGCTGTTGGCCAGCGATAAGCTATTGGCTATCGGTAAGGCAGCTGATAGAGTTAGAAGAAGGCTTCATTCGGAGAATAAAGTTACCTTTGCCATTGATCGGAATATTAATTATACCAATGTCTGTGAAGCCGGCTGTAAGTTCTGTGCTTTTTATCAGCAGTTGAATGACAGCGAAGCTTATCTTTTAGAACATGATGAGATCTTTCGTAAGATTGAGGAAACAATTGAGTTAGGAGGCACTCAGATTTTAATGCAGGGGGGCCTACATCCCAAACTGGATATAGATTACTATCTTGAACTCTTTAGAGCCATTAAAGAGCGGTTTAAGATTCATCTTCATTCTCTTTCTCCACCTGAGATAGCCTATATAGCCCAGCAGTCGAATTTAACACTCAAGGAAACGTTGACTAGATTACAGCAGGCCGGTCTCGATTCACTCCCTGGTGGTGGAGCAGAGATGCTAGTTGACCGAGTGCGGGAGGAGATCAGTCCCAATAAGGTAACTTCTGATGAATGGCTGGAGGTAATGCAAACGGCCCATGAGATCGGCATGAGGAGTACGGCTACAATGATGTTCGGCAGTATCGAGACATTGGCCGATCGGATTGAGCATTTAATTAAGATAAGAAAGCTGCAGGATAAAACCGGAGGTTTTACTGCCTTTATTCCCTGGGCTTTTCAGCCGACTAATACAGCATTAGAGGATCATCCAAAGGTCTCTAAGGTAACAGGAAGCGAATATCTTAAGATGGTAGCAGTAGCCAGAATTGTACTGGACAATGTGGATAATATTCAGGCCTCCTGGGTAACACAGGGAGCCAAGGTAGCCCAGGTTTCTTTAGAGTTTGGAGTCAATGACTTCGGAAGTACTATGATCGAAGAGAATGTAGTTAAAGCAGCCGGTGCGTCGTATCGGGTTCCGCTAGAAAAGATAGTGGAGCTGATTAAAGATACAGGCCGTAGACCGGTACAGCGCAATACGCTCTATCAGGAGTTAAAGGGGTACTAG
- a CDS encoding amidohydrolase family protein, whose translation MILTAQWVLPIEREAISNGAVVVEDGYIEAVGHKDEIVDNYPEEEVKDLGSAIILPGMVNIHTHLDYTALRGENDNLPFLPWIGNLVHKSRALTQDEVLLSAKLGALELLASGVTAVGDTTATGASLQAAVWSGLRGVVYQEVFGMDDEKIDETLSDLEENFRNLKEDSNSRLSVGLSPHAPYSVSRWLLKEISSWAEQEGIPLSMHLAETEEELSFLKEGTGPFATTYRQAVGWEDIPWQEPGLSPVEYLADLDILTENLLLVHLVQTEREEFDLLQQFDVKVAHCPKSNAKLGTGIADLSAMLDSDLTVGLGTDSAASNNSLDLFSEMEFGVLLQRANQKKADAVTAEEIVRLATIKGAEALGLDEEIGSLKPGKKADLTAVRIDNPANQPVYDPYSALVYTASSRDVILTMIAGEEVYEAGEFKNIIVDDVVAKIDWITDKVDKL comes from the coding sequence ATGATTCTAACTGCTCAGTGGGTACTACCAATTGAAAGAGAAGCCATATCGAATGGAGCAGTAGTGGTTGAAGATGGCTATATTGAAGCTGTAGGCCACAAGGATGAGATTGTAGATAACTATCCTGAAGAGGAAGTGAAGGATTTAGGTTCAGCTATTATTCTGCCGGGAATGGTTAATATCCATACCCATCTGGACTATACAGCTTTGCGGGGAGAGAATGATAATCTGCCCTTTCTGCCCTGGATTGGTAATTTAGTCCATAAAAGTCGGGCCTTGACCCAAGATGAAGTGCTGCTGTCAGCAAAACTGGGGGCTTTAGAGCTTTTAGCCAGCGGCGTGACTGCTGTTGGTGATACTACAGCTACTGGTGCTTCTCTACAGGCGGCTGTCTGGTCAGGGCTGCGGGGGGTTGTTTATCAAGAAGTATTCGGTATGGATGATGAGAAGATAGATGAGACTTTATCTGACCTAGAAGAGAACTTTAGAAACTTAAAGGAAGATAGTAACTCTAGATTAAGCGTCGGTCTATCGCCTCATGCTCCCTACTCGGTTTCCAGATGGCTTCTTAAGGAAATAAGTAGCTGGGCAGAGCAAGAAGGAATTCCACTGTCGATGCATCTGGCCGAGACAGAAGAGGAATTAAGCTTTCTCAAAGAAGGAACCGGCCCCTTTGCTACTACTTATCGGCAGGCAGTAGGCTGGGAGGATATTCCCTGGCAGGAGCCGGGCCTATCTCCTGTAGAATATTTAGCTGATTTAGATATATTGACTGAGAATCTATTATTGGTTCATCTGGTTCAGACTGAAAGGGAAGAATTTGATTTACTACAGCAGTTTGATGTTAAAGTAGCACATTGTCCTAAAAGCAATGCTAAATTAGGGACAGGAATAGCTGATCTGTCGGCTATGCTGGATTCAGACTTAACAGTAGGCTTAGGAACTGATAGTGCTGCCAGCAATAATTCACTAGATTTATTCTCCGAGATGGAGTTTGGAGTTTTACTCCAGCGGGCTAACCAGAAGAAGGCTGATGCTGTAACAGCAGAAGAGATAGTAAGGTTAGCTACTATTAAAGGAGCTGAAGCTTTGGGCTTGGATGAAGAGATAGGTAGCTTAAAGCCAGGCAAGAAGGCTGATTTAACAGCAGTCAGAATTGATAATCCTGCCAACCAGCCGGTCTATGATCCTTATTCAGCATTGGTTTATACTGCTTCCAGCCGTGATGTGATCTTAACTATGATTGCTGGTGAGGAAGTATATGAAGCAGGAGAGTTCAAGAATATAATAGTAGATGATGTAGTGGCTAAAATAGATTGGATAACTGACAAAGTAGATAAGTTATAG
- a CDS encoding UbiX family flavin prenyltransferase, whose amino-acid sequence MKRYIVGITGASGSIYAKRLLEVLEAKEAEVYVTVTEAGRQVWNDELEVNIRQQLGDNKDSNSIIYLDNQNLSAPIASGSFQTDGMIVIPCSMATLASITQGHSSNLLERAADVALKEKRQLIAVPRETPLNTIHLENMLKLSKLGADIIPPMPAFYNQPETIDDLVNFVVGRVLDRLGVEHDIYQRWKD is encoded by the coding sequence GTGAAGCGCTATATAGTAGGTATCACAGGAGCCAGCGGCAGTATTTATGCGAAACGGCTGCTGGAAGTGCTGGAAGCAAAAGAAGCTGAAGTCTATGTAACAGTTACAGAGGCCGGCCGGCAGGTCTGGAATGATGAACTCGAAGTGAATATTAGACAGCAGTTAGGAGATAATAAAGACAGTAATTCCATAATTTATCTCGATAATCAGAATTTATCGGCTCCGATAGCCAGCGGCTCCTTTCAGACTGATGGAATGATTGTCATTCCCTGTAGTATGGCTACTTTAGCCAGCATTACGCAGGGCCATTCATCGAATCTATTGGAGAGAGCAGCTGATGTAGCTTTAAAAGAGAAGCGGCAGCTGATAGCTGTTCCCCGGGAGACGCCGCTGAATACTATTCATCTCGAGAATATGTTGAAGTTATCGAAGTTAGGAGCAGATATTATTCCGCCCATGCCGGCCTTTTATAATCAGCCAGAGACGATAGATGATTTAGTGAACTTTGTTGTCGGCAGAGTTCTGGATAGATTAGGTGTTGAGCATGATATCTATCAGAGATGGAAAGATTAA
- a CDS encoding valine--tRNA ligase — translation MSKKKMATTYDPAAVEDKWYEYWMENDCFGAEVDEDKESFTIVMPPPNVTGQLHIGHALDNTLQDILIRWKRMQGYSALWIPGTDHASIATEVKVVNKLREEEGLEKDDVGREGFLKRAWDWKEEYGGRITDQLKKLGTSCDWSRERFTMDEGCSKAVKEAFIQLYEKDLIYRGDYIINWCPDCGTTLSDIEVEHEEIPGHFYHIKYDLKDSDDHLVVATTRPETMLGDTAIAVNPSDERYQDLIGKTAILPVVGRELPIIADEFVDSDFGTGLVKVTPAHDPNDFEMGQRNDLEIVKVIDDQAKMTAEAGKYEGMDRYECREQLVEDLKETGQLIEIEEHDHSVGHCYRCDTVIEPLVSKQWFVKMDPLAKPAIEAVEESETDFVPDRFTKVYRNWMENIRDWCISRQLWWGHRIPVWYCQDCEEEIVAREEPASCPECGGDDLKQDEDVLDTWFSSGLWPFSTLGWPEETEELEYYYPTSVLVTGRDIIFFWVARMIFSGLEFMEETPFSDVLVHGLVRDAQGRKMSKSLGNGIDPIEFIDEYGADTLRFTLVTGNTPGNDMRFRQEKVEASRNFVNKIWNASRFVLMNLEDFDPEEVEELDYTLADKWIISRLNETAQEVTRTLDKYQIGNAAQTLYDFIWNEFCDWYIELIKPRLYQDEDQVVKETAQYVVSSVLEQSLRLLHPFMPFVTEEIWQKLPYEGETIMTAIWPDETETETYEAAEEKMEVIMNVITAVRNIRNEMKVNPGKEIEAILEPENDKKEEILTVGRDYIMDLGKISNLKVEQDLDETPEKASTAITDNIEVILPLAGMVDLKKEIERLKDELDEVKYEIERAEGKLANEGFVNNAPEELVEEEREKVKDYKAKKEQLLERLEMLKE, via the coding sequence ATGAGTAAGAAAAAGATGGCAACAACCTATGATCCAGCAGCTGTAGAGGATAAGTGGTATGAATATTGGATGGAGAATGATTGTTTTGGGGCAGAAGTAGATGAGGATAAAGAATCATTTACAATTGTGATGCCTCCTCCTAATGTAACAGGGCAGCTACATATTGGACATGCTCTTGATAATACGCTCCAGGATATTCTGATCCGCTGGAAGAGAATGCAGGGCTATTCTGCGCTCTGGATTCCGGGAACTGACCATGCAAGTATAGCCACAGAAGTGAAGGTAGTTAATAAATTACGAGAGGAAGAAGGGCTAGAGAAGGATGATGTAGGCCGAGAAGGATTTCTAAAGCGGGCCTGGGACTGGAAGGAAGAGTACGGCGGTCGAATTACTGACCAGCTGAAGAAGTTAGGAACCTCCTGTGACTGGAGTAGAGAACGCTTTACTATGGATGAAGGCTGTTCGAAAGCTGTTAAGGAAGCCTTTATTCAGCTTTATGAAAAGGATTTGATCTATCGCGGCGACTATATCATTAACTGGTGTCCTGACTGCGGGACTACGCTGTCGGATATTGAGGTGGAACATGAAGAGATTCCAGGCCATTTCTATCATATTAAGTATGATCTTAAGGATAGCGATGATCATCTAGTAGTAGCTACTACTCGTCCTGAGACGATGCTTGGGGATACTGCTATTGCTGTTAATCCTAGTGATGAACGCTATCAAGATCTAATCGGTAAGACGGCTATTCTACCGGTAGTAGGTCGAGAATTACCGATAATTGCTGATGAGTTTGTCGATTCTGACTTTGGAACCGGGCTAGTAAAGGTTACACCGGCCCATGATCCTAATGACTTTGAGATGGGACAGCGCAATGATTTAGAGATAGTAAAGGTTATTGATGATCAGGCCAAGATGACAGCTGAAGCCGGTAAGTATGAAGGAATGGACCGCTATGAATGTCGTGAGCAGCTGGTAGAGGACTTAAAAGAGACTGGACAGCTAATTGAGATTGAAGAACACGACCACTCTGTCGGCCACTGTTATCGTTGTGATACAGTAATTGAGCCTTTGGTTTCAAAACAGTGGTTTGTGAAGATGGATCCGCTGGCTAAGCCGGCTATCGAAGCTGTAGAAGAATCAGAGACAGACTTTGTTCCTGACCGCTTTACTAAAGTCTACCGTAACTGGATGGAGAATATCCGCGACTGGTGTATTTCCCGTCAGCTCTGGTGGGGACATAGGATTCCTGTCTGGTACTGCCAGGACTGTGAAGAGGAGATTGTAGCGAGAGAAGAGCCTGCTTCCTGTCCGGAATGCGGCGGTGATGATCTAAAGCAGGATGAGGATGTATTGGATACCTGGTTTAGTTCTGGACTCTGGCCTTTCTCTACGCTAGGTTGGCCGGAGGAGACGGAAGAGCTTGAGTATTATTACCCTACATCGGTCTTAGTTACCGGCCGGGATATCATTTTCTTCTGGGTAGCTAGAATGATCTTTTCTGGTCTTGAGTTTATGGAGGAGACGCCGTTCTCTGATGTCTTAGTCCATGGACTGGTCAGGGATGCTCAGGGCCGTAAGATGAGTAAGTCTTTGGGCAACGGTATTGATCCAATAGAGTTTATCGATGAATACGGAGCTGATACCTTACGCTTTACTTTAGTTACTGGGAATACTCCTGGTAATGATATGCGCTTTAGACAGGAGAAGGTAGAGGCTAGCCGTAACTTTGTTAATAAGATCTGGAATGCTTCTAGATTTGTTCTGATGAATTTAGAAGACTTTGATCCTGAAGAAGTAGAGGAGTTAGATTATACATTAGCTGATAAATGGATTATCAGCCGTTTGAATGAAACAGCACAGGAGGTTACGCGGACTTTAGATAAGTACCAGATCGGTAATGCCGCTCAGACCCTTTATGACTTCATCTGGAATGAGTTCTGTGACTGGTATATTGAATTAATTAAACCGCGTCTCTATCAGGATGAAGATCAGGTAGTCAAAGAGACGGCGCAGTATGTTGTATCTTCTGTTTTAGAACAATCCTTACGCCTCTTGCATCCATTTATGCCTTTTGTTACCGAAGAAATCTGGCAGAAGCTGCCTTATGAAGGCGAGACGATTATGACGGCTATCTGGCCTGATGAAACAGAGACAGAAACTTATGAAGCTGCCGAAGAGAAGATGGAAGTAATCATGAATGTAATTACTGCAGTTAGAAATATCAGAAATGAGATGAAAGTAAATCCTGGTAAGGAGATAGAAGCCATTCTTGAGCCGGAGAATGATAAGAAAGAGGAAATCTTAACAGTTGGCCGCGATTATATTATGGATCTAGGCAAGATCTCTAATCTGAAAGTTGAACAGGATTTGGATGAAACGCCTGAGAAGGCATCGACAGCCATTACTGATAATATAGAGGTTATATTACCTCTAGCTGGAATGGTGGATTTAAAGAAAGAGATAGAGCGGTTAAAAGATGAATTAGACGAAGTGAAGTATGAAATTGAACGGGCAGAAGGGAAATTAGCTAACGAAGGCTTTGTTAATAATGCCCCTGAAGAGTTAGTTGAAGAAGAAAGAGAGAAGGTCAAGGATTATAAAGCCAAGAAGGAACAGCTGCTTGAGCGGCTGGAGATGTTAAAAGAATAA